A genomic segment from Gilvibacter sp. SZ-19 encodes:
- a CDS encoding TrmH family RNA methyltransferase: MAQLSHEQTQFESKQFPISIVTDGLQSPANIGGILRLMEAFGVGELFLCESAVDLNSSRLKRTARSAERAITIHSFDTTLNALEHITNKAPNTQIIALEITTNSIPLAQLVLDSSAPIALILGGESQGVSPEVLARCHLATHIPMYGNNSSMNVAQATAIALYSINRQLL, from the coding sequence GTGGCACAATTATCACACGAGCAGACTCAGTTCGAATCTAAACAGTTTCCAATTTCTATTGTTACCGATGGCTTGCAATCTCCAGCCAATATTGGTGGTATTCTTAGGCTTATGGAGGCTTTTGGCGTTGGAGAGCTTTTCTTGTGTGAATCCGCAGTAGATCTGAACTCCTCCCGCTTAAAACGCACTGCAAGAAGCGCAGAGCGCGCAATCACGATACATAGTTTTGACACGACCCTTAATGCTTTAGAGCACATAACGAACAAGGCTCCCAACACCCAAATAATCGCTTTAGAAATAACCACCAATAGTATCCCTTTGGCACAGCTAGTTTTAGACAGCTCCGCTCCTATCGCTTTGATTTTAGGAGGCGAAAGCCAAGGAGTGTCTCCAGAAGTACTAGCGCGATGCCATCTGGCCACGCATATACCTATGTACGGAAACAACAGTAGCATGAATGTGGCGCAGGCTACCGCAATTGCCTTGTATAGTATTAACCGGCAGCTTTTGTAG
- a CDS encoding AI-2E family transporter, whose protein sequence is MTSKTIANGILRAVGVLVAVALLLWFLYQIRSVLVYICLAAVIALIGRPVVVFLRRRLKFGNSLAVVTTISLMFAVFLGIMSLFIPLIAKQSKNLSLLNMNGLQSNFEELFNQAKDYFSARGIDLLTTLEEMDWLSKIDYKAVPDFLNHIFGALGSFSIGLFSVLFISFFFLKDSSMFDRSLMSLVKNSDENRLKNSVTKIRNLLTRYFLGLLGQVTVLFVLYTIILLIFGIENAVVIAFLCALLNLIPYVGPLIGGALMLLLSMSSNIGADFQTVILPTTIYVMIGFVVVQLIDNFVNQPLIFSSSVKSHPLEIFLIIIIGGLLLGIVGMVVAVPAYTAIKVIAKEFLSEYKVVQKLTKNL, encoded by the coding sequence ATGACATCGAAAACAATTGCCAACGGAATCTTACGGGCTGTGGGGGTACTTGTAGCTGTAGCCTTGTTGCTTTGGTTCTTATACCAGATCCGTTCGGTATTGGTTTACATTTGTCTGGCAGCAGTTATTGCGCTTATTGGTCGTCCGGTAGTGGTATTTTTAAGAAGACGCCTAAAATTTGGCAATAGCTTAGCGGTGGTGACCACCATAAGTTTGATGTTTGCCGTATTCTTGGGAATTATGTCGCTGTTTATTCCGCTGATAGCCAAACAGAGCAAGAACCTTTCGTTGCTTAATATGAATGGCCTACAAAGTAATTTCGAGGAGCTGTTCAACCAGGCTAAGGATTACTTCTCTGCTCGCGGGATAGACCTATTGACCACCTTAGAAGAAATGGACTGGCTCTCTAAAATAGACTACAAGGCCGTACCTGACTTTTTGAATCATATTTTCGGAGCCTTGGGCTCCTTTAGCATTGGGCTATTTTCGGTGCTGTTCATTTCGTTCTTCTTTTTAAAGGACAGTTCTATGTTTGACCGCTCGCTGATGAGTCTGGTAAAGAACTCTGATGAGAATCGGCTAAAGAATAGCGTTACCAAGATCCGCAACCTACTAACTCGTTACTTTTTAGGGCTTCTAGGCCAGGTTACAGTATTGTTTGTACTGTATACCATAATCTTATTGATCTTTGGCATTGAAAACGCTGTGGTTATCGCATTTCTATGTGCCTTATTGAATCTGATCCCTTATGTAGGGCCGCTTATTGGTGGTGCATTGATGCTCCTGTTGAGTATGTCCAGTAATATTGGGGCGGATTTTCAAACAGTCATATTACCGACCACTATTTATGTAATGATCGGTTTTGTGGTAGTACAGCTAATAGACAACTTTGTGAATCAGCCTCTAATCTTCTCTTCTAGTGTCAAGTCGCATCCGTTAGAGATATTTCTGATCATAATTATTGGCGGATTGTTATTAGGCATTGTCGGTATGGTAGTGGCCGTACCTGCCTATACGGCTATAAAAGTGATCGCCAAGGAGTTCTTGTCGGAATACAAGGTTGTACAGAAGCTCACCAAAAACCTCTAG
- a CDS encoding SusC/RagA family TonB-linked outer membrane protein, translating into MKSMLKKASLVFLLIPWLGFAQQLTVTGTVTDAEGFPLFGATVQIKDTNLGVQTDLDGSYTINVDGSQTLVFSYVSTAPLEIAVNGRSQINVVLESEALETVVISAPIYGLENPTAAVSTVNAKEVEQVPIASLDQVLQGRVAGLNVATGSGQPGQQGTITIRGVNSFNGDSEPLFVIDGVFVDQDNFRSLNANDIEDIQVLKDASASALYGSRAAGGVIVVTTKRGKFNSPLTLTYRSQYGVSLKPDPNFDVLNSQQLLEYQRLIGTGAGNGLTDQEIATLARINTDWSDIFFRNGSTISHEIAVSRGGENSRSFNSLGYFEQEGITLGSSLQRFTFRTNNEVRSDRFQLSSQFTANFSKSNFVVDRVRGGNTGGQLDNPFIVPYIGLPFQDAFNPDGSLNTFGTVESGALNPDGSINASGANGFLNTPYLALNTATFNTDNEEELRLIGSLDATYELAKNLKLGALLGADYRQQNGTIITTPGSIRGLITPTADSDLKGSRQESDFRDLRVNFNASLKYKNTFGDVHDVSASLFTEYNKRHVRSFGFVGFGLNPLFEESINGITNGQVVELQGGAETRPYIPILFGAQNDRGLFSYFGVLSYRYDKRYELQASLRRDGSSFFPDENEFGTFYAVSGRWNVANEAFMAKQEWVNELALRVSYGTVGNQELFIPFGQFSLFSPAIGYNATPGVVPSAIGNENLKWEETTQANIGIDFSLFDNRFSGNLDVYSNTTRDALLFRPVSLTSGFNTFPDNVGKLRNKGVDFEFNYALLRNEAKQLYINLYGNLNYNDNEILSLFDGEERVGNLGVGQSIGEFRLVRYAGVNPANGEPLYLDANGQITNQFNPDDAVFLGKGTQPLYSGGFGADIQYKGFALSCLWSFAAEQYRTNGSLAVTEDPSLAGFANQSTTVLNAWSQPGDITDVPDPNLGGFRFQAGDRYLENSSFLRLRNIVLGYTLRGEQFKKKPFAAARIYVQGQNVLTFSRWRGFDPETNTGTSFFDFPTARTFTLGLDLTF; encoded by the coding sequence ATGAAGAGTATGCTAAAAAAAGCCTCTCTGGTATTTCTGCTGATCCCTTGGCTAGGGTTTGCTCAGCAACTTACTGTGACAGGTACCGTAACCGATGCAGAAGGCTTCCCGCTTTTTGGAGCCACTGTACAGATCAAAGACACCAATTTAGGGGTACAAACCGACCTTGACGGAAGCTATACCATCAATGTAGATGGCAGTCAAACCCTGGTGTTCTCGTATGTATCCACTGCACCCTTAGAGATCGCTGTGAACGGCCGCAGTCAGATCAATGTAGTTTTAGAGTCCGAGGCTCTAGAGACTGTAGTGATCTCAGCCCCAATTTACGGCTTAGAGAATCCAACAGCGGCAGTTAGTACTGTAAACGCTAAAGAAGTGGAGCAGGTACCCATTGCCTCTTTAGATCAAGTCTTACAAGGTCGTGTTGCTGGTTTGAACGTAGCCACAGGCTCCGGACAACCCGGTCAACAGGGAACCATTACCATTCGTGGGGTCAACTCCTTTAATGGAGACAGTGAACCTTTGTTCGTTATCGATGGAGTGTTTGTAGACCAAGACAACTTCCGCAGTTTGAACGCCAACGATATTGAGGACATTCAGGTCCTTAAGGACGCGTCCGCCTCGGCGCTTTACGGTAGCCGTGCTGCCGGAGGGGTTATCGTGGTGACCACCAAACGCGGAAAGTTTAACAGTCCGCTTACCTTGACCTATCGTTCCCAGTATGGAGTTTCATTAAAACCCGATCCGAATTTTGACGTCTTGAATTCTCAGCAGCTGTTGGAATATCAAAGGCTCATCGGAACAGGAGCCGGAAATGGTCTAACCGATCAGGAGATCGCAACCCTGGCCCGGATCAATACCGACTGGAGCGATATTTTCTTTAGAAATGGGTCTACCATCTCTCATGAGATCGCCGTTTCTCGCGGAGGTGAGAACAGCCGAAGCTTTAATTCTTTGGGATATTTTGAGCAGGAGGGAATCACGCTAGGTTCTTCCCTGCAGCGATTTACCTTTAGAACGAATAACGAAGTTCGCTCCGATCGCTTTCAGCTTTCGAGCCAGTTCACGGCCAACTTTAGCAAGAGCAATTTTGTGGTAGATCGTGTGCGTGGCGGCAATACCGGCGGGCAGTTAGACAATCCTTTTATCGTGCCCTATATCGGCTTGCCGTTTCAAGATGCCTTTAATCCAGACGGAAGCCTGAACACTTTTGGTACTGTAGAATCTGGAGCCTTAAATCCGGACGGTTCTATCAATGCCTCTGGTGCCAATGGATTTCTGAATACGCCTTATTTGGCCCTGAACACGGCCACTTTCAATACCGACAACGAAGAAGAGCTTCGCCTTATCGGTTCTTTGGACGCCACCTATGAATTGGCGAAGAATCTCAAGCTAGGAGCCTTGTTGGGGGCAGATTACCGCCAACAGAACGGTACTATCATCACAACACCTGGGAGTATCCGTGGGCTAATAACGCCCACTGCGGATTCAGACCTGAAAGGTTCGCGTCAAGAAAGTGACTTCAGAGATCTGCGTGTCAATTTCAACGCCAGTCTTAAATACAAGAACACTTTCGGTGATGTGCACGATGTTAGCGCCTCCTTATTTACTGAGTACAATAAAAGGCATGTACGTTCTTTCGGCTTTGTTGGCTTCGGATTGAATCCACTCTTTGAAGAGTCTATCAACGGAATTACCAACGGGCAAGTTGTTGAGCTTCAAGGCGGAGCAGAGACGCGTCCTTATATCCCGATCCTTTTCGGGGCCCAGAACGACCGCGGTCTGTTTTCTTACTTCGGAGTTTTGAGTTACCGTTACGATAAACGTTACGAACTGCAGGCCAGTTTGCGTAGAGATGGTTCGTCCTTTTTTCCAGACGAGAATGAGTTCGGTACGTTCTATGCCGTTTCTGGCCGTTGGAATGTCGCCAATGAGGCTTTTATGGCAAAGCAAGAGTGGGTCAATGAACTCGCCTTGCGGGTAAGCTATGGAACGGTAGGAAACCAAGAACTGTTTATTCCTTTTGGTCAATTCAGTTTGTTCTCGCCGGCCATAGGTTACAACGCCACTCCGGGTGTAGTACCCAGTGCCATCGGTAATGAAAACTTAAAATGGGAGGAAACCACTCAGGCCAATATCGGTATCGATTTTAGCCTTTTTGACAATCGTTTTAGTGGAAATCTGGATGTGTATTCGAACACTACCCGCGATGCCTTGTTGTTTCGTCCTGTTTCTTTGACCTCTGGGTTTAACACCTTTCCAGACAATGTCGGGAAGCTCAGAAACAAAGGAGTCGATTTTGAATTCAATTACGCCCTCTTGCGTAACGAAGCCAAACAGTTGTATATAAACCTCTATGGTAACCTCAATTACAACGACAACGAGATCTTAAGTCTTTTCGACGGAGAAGAACGCGTTGGGAATCTTGGGGTTGGGCAATCCATTGGAGAATTCCGCCTGGTGCGCTATGCCGGGGTGAATCCTGCCAACGGAGAACCTTTGTATCTGGATGCTAATGGGCAGATCACCAATCAGTTCAATCCAGACGACGCTGTCTTTTTGGGCAAGGGTACGCAGCCGCTTTACAGTGGTGGTTTTGGTGCTGACATTCAATACAAAGGCTTTGCCTTGTCTTGTTTGTGGAGTTTTGCTGCGGAGCAGTACCGTACCAACGGTTCCTTAGCGGTAACAGAAGATCCTTCTCTGGCCGGTTTTGCCAATCAGAGCACCACGGTGCTTAACGCTTGGAGTCAGCCGGGAGACATCACCGATGTGCCCGATCCAAACTTGGGCGGCTTCAGATTTCAGGCCGGAGATCGCTACTTGGAAAACAGTTCCTTTTTGCGTCTGCGCAATATCGTGCTTGGATACACCTTGCGCGGCGAGCAATTCAAGAAGAAGCCTTTTGCCGCCGCAAGGATCTATGTCCAAGGCCAGAACGTGTTAACCTTTAGTCGTTGGCGCGGCTTTGACCCGGAGACCAATACCGGTACTTCGTTCTTCGATTTCCCGACCGCCAGAACCTTTACCCTTGGTTTAGACTTAACCTTTTAA
- a CDS encoding OmpH family outer membrane protein yields MKARLVLAFLIGIIGNIFSQDTAGVFDLELVKLSMPLSEQSERSIKELETKYNDSLAGLLEQFENRVSDRPHIDYTPAELRKIQDSLSRMQDKLNLFRKNALAKIAALRQDLEQQINLRIAEAVKSFCLQKNIKTMFYKSELSYCDNCLDYTEELILFIRDK; encoded by the coding sequence ATGAAAGCAAGGTTGGTGCTAGCATTTTTAATAGGAATTATCGGGAATATTTTTTCCCAAGACACTGCAGGTGTATTTGACCTAGAACTTGTAAAGCTGTCTATGCCGCTTTCTGAACAGAGTGAACGATCAATAAAAGAACTAGAAACGAAGTATAATGATTCGTTGGCAGGATTATTAGAGCAATTTGAAAATCGTGTATCCGACAGGCCCCATATTGATTATACACCCGCAGAATTGAGAAAAATTCAAGACTCACTTTCAAGAATGCAGGATAAGCTTAACTTATTTAGAAAAAATGCATTGGCAAAAATAGCAGCTCTACGTCAAGATTTGGAACAACAAATCAATTTGAGAATTGCAGAAGCTGTTAAAAGTTTTTGTCTGCAGAAAAACATAAAGACTATGTTTTATAAAAGTGAATTGAGTTATTGCGATAATTGTTTAGATTATACAGAAGAACTTATATTGTTTATACGTGACAAATAA
- a CDS encoding SMI1/KNR4 family protein — protein sequence MPFPLEEIYIEETENVMSVKFPPDFKSRMLKSNGGELVTDDFAFELHPFFDKSDKKRISRTCNHIALETENAREWFGFPKDGVAIGSDAYGNIILLKHRGDGILSDEIHFWNHETGETFKIAETILALDMS from the coding sequence ATGCCATTTCCATTAGAGGAAATATACATAGAGGAAACGGAAAATGTGATGTCCGTCAAATTCCCGCCTGATTTTAAGAGTCGGATGTTAAAGTCAAATGGAGGGGAATTAGTCACAGATGATTTCGCATTTGAACTACATCCGTTCTTCGACAAATCGGATAAAAAACGAATAAGTAGAACTTGTAATCATATTGCGCTTGAAACTGAAAATGCTCGTGAATGGTTCGGGTTTCCAAAAGATGGAGTTGCAATCGGATCTGACGCATATGGAAATATAATTTTACTGAAACATCGTGGAGATGGAATATTGAGTGACGAAATTCATTTCTGGAATCACGAAACTGGCGAAACATTTAAAATTGCTGAAACAATATTGGCATTAGATATGTCATAA
- a CDS encoding helix-turn-helix domain-containing protein yields the protein MIVLLLLVLSGTTSFAQISSAHMQEEVQIDSVLMFRELAFKAAKTNDAETAAVYIDKYVKRTLDFHFVEHSSFNYISEAPAYQSLVDQYVPQFKWIALFYIYSGLIGFFIVLIINIRKKKDQLAALLLSLFLLIHSVFIIHVGLYTMNYTFELPHTQSMSTVFSFLYGPLLYFYFRRIKTGYKPKWIDALHLLPTLALVVMFLPIYALSAEEKLRMMLGLGNYSSNPYGQLVAAGKILSLVVYATLTLLLFLKTRTHRTQVQTPLYVWQRNIVGFQILYALVYLVYGILLMADINTGPVFNSQLILMSGMVLYVAYVAYSQPKVLMGFHLESNYLKYKNSGLTNSYSLELKNQLVNLLDEEKIYRENDINLDSLADRLGTTRHSASQIINEHFGQNFFELINSYRIKEAMEILKADTEREKNIIDVAYEVGFNNKVTFNKSFKKINEVTPSQYVKALYS from the coding sequence ATGATCGTGCTACTGCTCCTAGTTTTGAGCGGCACGACATCTTTTGCCCAGATCTCATCGGCACATATGCAAGAAGAAGTGCAGATCGACTCTGTACTTATGTTTAGGGAGTTGGCATTTAAAGCGGCCAAGACCAACGATGCAGAGACCGCAGCCGTTTATATAGATAAATACGTTAAACGCACTTTAGACTTTCACTTTGTAGAGCACAGCTCGTTCAATTATATCAGTGAGGCTCCGGCCTATCAAAGTCTGGTAGATCAATACGTACCTCAATTCAAGTGGATCGCACTCTTTTATATCTATTCCGGACTTATCGGCTTTTTTATTGTGCTGATCATCAATATCAGAAAGAAAAAAGACCAATTGGCCGCGCTGCTGCTTAGTTTGTTCCTCTTGATTCACTCCGTGTTTATCATACACGTAGGGCTTTATACCATGAATTACACTTTCGAATTACCGCATACTCAAAGCATGTCGACAGTGTTTTCATTCCTATACGGACCATTACTTTATTTTTACTTCAGACGGATCAAAACAGGTTATAAACCTAAATGGATAGACGCGCTTCATCTTTTGCCAACGCTGGCTTTGGTGGTCATGTTCTTACCAATATATGCGCTTTCGGCAGAAGAGAAACTGCGGATGATGCTCGGTTTAGGCAATTACAGTTCCAATCCTTACGGACAATTGGTCGCAGCCGGAAAGATACTTTCGCTGGTGGTGTACGCAACATTGACCTTATTGCTCTTTTTAAAAACAAGAACCCATCGCACACAAGTGCAAACACCGCTTTATGTCTGGCAGCGTAATATAGTTGGCTTTCAGATCTTATACGCTTTGGTTTATTTGGTGTATGGTATACTGCTTATGGCAGATATCAATACCGGGCCGGTTTTCAACTCGCAGTTGATCCTCATGTCTGGCATGGTACTCTATGTGGCCTATGTCGCTTATTCCCAGCCTAAGGTTTTAATGGGCTTCCATTTAGAATCCAACTACCTGAAATACAAGAATTCTGGGCTCACCAACAGTTACTCTTTAGAACTAAAGAATCAGCTGGTGAATCTCTTGGACGAAGAGAAGATCTATCGGGAGAACGACATTAACCTCGATTCCCTTGCCGATCGCCTTGGTACTACACGTCATTCTGCCTCACAGATAATCAACGAGCATTTCGGGCAGAACTTCTTTGAGCTAATAAACAGCTACAGGATCAAGGAGGCTATGGAGATCCTAAAAGCCGATACCGAACGCGAAAAGAACATTATCGACGTGGCCTACGAGGTGGGCTTCAACAACAAAGTAACCTTTAATAAATCGTTTAAGAAGATCAACGAGGTTACGCCTTCACAATACGTAAAGGCCTTATATTCATAA
- a CDS encoding class I SAM-dependent methyltransferase yields MLSALVSPEVQEYILENLQAEPATIALKKAVFENVSMADIASQIAARQRIKTKLPALYDKSGLLFPPKLNLEQSSSAETATYKGQPHSGKRLLDLTGGLGIDTMAFAQQFEEVHYCEHNAELAAIAAHNFKTLGLDNITVHVGDSLQVLARGHWDIIYCDPDRRSKVQRAFRLEDCEPNVVALQERLLRHTNRLLIKAAPMLDLDQAQRQLPSLKQVTVLAVKGEVKELLLLCEAQATTLTHMAVNLTSAGAEIDEIGVVNEPITFADPKTYLYLPHAALMKLQAFDYVAYKYKLDKLSVNSHIFTADELVYFPGRRFRLLKQFPYAKKTMREYQKQDYLVISKNFPLPVAKLRQQYKIKDAGNNYLIFTTLLDGQRVVLEAEPIL; encoded by the coding sequence TTGCTAAGCGCACTTGTTAGCCCAGAGGTACAAGAATATATATTGGAGAATCTCCAGGCTGAACCCGCAACTATTGCCCTAAAAAAGGCAGTTTTTGAAAACGTGTCTATGGCAGACATTGCCTCTCAGATCGCCGCGCGACAACGGATCAAAACCAAACTCCCTGCGCTCTATGACAAAAGTGGGCTGCTGTTTCCTCCCAAACTCAATTTAGAACAGAGCTCCTCCGCAGAAACAGCCACCTATAAAGGGCAGCCCCATAGCGGGAAACGTCTTCTGGACCTTACAGGAGGGCTTGGTATAGATACTATGGCTTTTGCCCAACAGTTTGAAGAAGTGCATTATTGCGAACACAATGCCGAACTGGCGGCCATAGCTGCGCACAACTTTAAAACGCTTGGGCTTGATAATATCACCGTGCATGTTGGAGATAGTTTACAAGTGTTAGCGCGTGGGCATTGGGATATTATCTATTGCGATCCGGACCGGCGCTCTAAGGTGCAGCGTGCTTTTCGTTTGGAAGACTGTGAACCTAATGTAGTAGCCTTACAGGAGCGACTCTTAAGGCATACAAACCGTTTACTCATTAAGGCGGCCCCGATGTTAGATCTGGATCAGGCTCAGCGGCAACTGCCTAGTTTAAAGCAGGTCACTGTACTCGCAGTAAAGGGCGAGGTGAAAGAACTGCTATTGCTCTGTGAAGCACAGGCTACTACCCTAACCCATATGGCCGTAAACCTTACCTCAGCGGGAGCGGAAATAGATGAAATCGGAGTTGTTAATGAACCTATTACGTTTGCTGACCCCAAAACATATTTATACTTGCCGCATGCTGCGCTAATGAAACTACAGGCTTTTGATTATGTCGCTTATAAATACAAGCTGGACAAGCTGTCTGTTAACAGCCATATTTTCACTGCTGACGAATTGGTATATTTCCCCGGACGTAGATTTAGATTGCTCAAGCAATTCCCTTATGCAAAAAAGACCATGCGCGAATATCAGAAGCAAGACTATTTGGTCATTTCCAAGAATTTTCCGCTCCCCGTAGCCAAACTGAGACAGCAGTATAAGATCAAGGATGCGGGAAATAATTACCTCATTTTTACCACTTTGCTAGACGGACAACGCGTGGTTTTAGAAGCCGAGCCCATTTTATAA
- a CDS encoding DUF4159 domain-containing protein, with amino-acid sequence MRPIRIISISCLLLFSLTTSLIAQEIAVLQYGGGGDWYSNPTAVPNLIRFCNQEIGTVMKDRVNSVKPGSIDLFNYPMLHMTGHGNVYFTDEEAENLRTYLLSGGFLHIDDNYGMDPYLRKELSKIFPDKELKELPASHPLFSIHFKFPQGLPKIHEHDNGRPQAFGIFENDRLLVLYTYESDIGDGWENPEIHNDPPAVRLKALQMGANIVKFAFNQ; translated from the coding sequence ATGAGACCGATCCGTATAATAAGTATAAGTTGTCTGCTATTGTTTAGTCTGACCACAAGCCTTATTGCACAAGAAATTGCTGTGCTACAATACGGCGGTGGTGGCGATTGGTACAGCAACCCAACGGCGGTTCCGAATTTGATCCGCTTTTGTAACCAAGAGATCGGTACGGTGATGAAAGATCGCGTAAACAGCGTTAAGCCTGGAAGCATTGATCTTTTCAATTACCCAATGTTGCATATGACGGGGCATGGGAATGTATATTTTACCGATGAAGAAGCTGAAAATCTACGAACCTATCTGCTGAGTGGTGGTTTTTTACATATCGATGACAATTACGGTATGGACCCTTATTTGAGAAAAGAACTCAGTAAGATCTTTCCAGACAAAGAGTTGAAAGAACTACCGGCCTCCCACCCGCTATTCAGCATACATTTTAAATTTCCACAAGGCTTACCCAAAATACACGAGCACGACAACGGCCGCCCGCAAGCTTTTGGCATTTTTGAGAACGACAGGCTGCTGGTGTTATATACTTACGAATCTGATATTGGCGATGGTTGGGAAAACCCGGAGATTCACAACGATCCGCCTGCCGTGCGGTTAAAAGCCTTACAGATGGGTGCCAATATTGTCAAATTTGCCTTTAATCAATAG
- a CDS encoding T9SS type A sorting domain-containing protein — protein MLRLKIILLFIFLCNQGYAQYTAIPDPNFEQWLIDNGIDSEFVLDGQILTSDALTATEIEITNSDNNISSFEGLSDFDNLESFGVGFTNCVSIDFGSLPNLKSILMQLNDSLISIDINECPLLENIVVSANNLNQLDVSNNLALQSLSCGLNSIELLDLSTNTNLTFLTCNSNQLTSLDLRNGNNVAITSFNSTSNPLLECIFVDDPSYSETNWTNVDPTSNFVSNEAECKALSISDFQKFQFVIYPNPVSTFFEIDNKNGLEIEELELYDVGGKLVKNFNAQMSAYSVYGLKKGIYFLKIKHEDGISLQKLVIE, from the coding sequence ATGCTTCGCTTAAAAATCATATTGTTGTTCATTTTCTTGTGTAATCAAGGTTATGCACAGTACACCGCCATACCTGACCCAAATTTTGAGCAGTGGTTAATTGATAATGGCATTGATTCGGAGTTCGTCTTAGATGGACAAATATTAACTTCAGATGCTCTCACTGCTACAGAAATTGAGATTACCAATTCAGACAATAATATTTCCAGTTTTGAAGGTCTGTCAGATTTTGACAATTTGGAATCTTTTGGAGTTGGTTTTACAAACTGTGTATCAATCGATTTTGGGTCATTACCAAACTTGAAAAGTATATTGATGCAATTAAATGATAGCCTCATTTCTATCGATATTAATGAATGTCCATTACTCGAAAATATTGTTGTATCAGCCAATAATTTAAATCAATTGGATGTTTCAAATAATTTAGCGCTGCAAAGTCTATCCTGCGGATTAAATAGCATTGAATTATTAGATCTAAGTACAAATACCAATTTAACATTTTTGACATGTAATTCTAACCAGCTCACATCATTGGACTTAAGAAACGGTAATAATGTTGCGATAACCTCTTTCAATAGTACTAGCAATCCGTTACTCGAATGCATTTTCGTTGACGATCCTTCATATAGTGAAACCAACTGGACAAACGTTGATCCTACATCTAATTTTGTTTCAAATGAAGCTGAATGTAAAGCTTTAAGTATTTCAGATTTTCAAAAATTTCAGTTCGTAATTTATCCCAATCCAGTTTCTACATTTTTTGAAATCGACAATAAAAATGGTTTAGAAATTGAAGAACTTGAGTTATACGATGTGGGAGGGAAATTGGTGAAGAATTTTAATGCCCAGATGTCTGCCTATTCTGTTTATGGATTAAAAAAAGGTATTTACTTTCTAAAAATTAAGCATGAAGATGGTATTAGTCTTCAAAAGTTGGTAATAGAATAA